A section of the Corynebacterium tuberculostearicum genome encodes:
- the ramA gene encoding acetate metabolism transcriptional regulator RamA, producing MESHRLKDDEESVRAALSSLKTATGIPVTMYATLLPDNRLQITQWVGLRTPALQNLIIDSGVGVGGRVVSTRRAVGVSDYTRATTISHENDRVIQDEGLHSIVAVPVTVQREIRGVLYVGVHSPVRLGDKVIEEVTMTARTLEQDLAVNSAMRRADGSKGGAARGHVMNGAEWEQVRSTHSKLRMLANRVEDEELRKELETLCDQMVSPVRVKQSTKLSARELDVLSCVALGHTNVEAAEEMGIGAETVKSYLRSVMRKLGAHTRYEAVNAARRIGALP from the coding sequence ATGGAGTCGCATCGCCTCAAAGATGATGAAGAATCCGTACGCGCGGCCCTGTCGTCCCTGAAGACCGCTACAGGTATTCCAGTGACGATGTACGCCACGCTGCTGCCCGATAATCGCCTGCAGATCACACAGTGGGTGGGGCTACGCACCCCAGCGCTGCAGAATCTGATCATTGACTCTGGCGTCGGTGTAGGTGGGCGAGTGGTCAGCACTCGCCGCGCGGTAGGTGTATCCGATTACACTCGTGCCACCACCATTTCGCACGAGAACGACCGCGTAATCCAAGATGAGGGCCTGCACTCCATCGTGGCCGTGCCCGTTACGGTGCAGCGCGAAATTCGCGGCGTCCTCTACGTAGGCGTGCACTCCCCAGTTCGTTTGGGTGACAAGGTCATCGAAGAAGTGACGATGACCGCGCGCACCCTCGAGCAAGACCTGGCTGTTAATTCCGCAATGCGACGCGCCGATGGGTCCAAGGGCGGAGCGGCCCGCGGCCACGTCATGAACGGTGCCGAGTGGGAACAAGTGCGCTCCACTCACTCCAAGCTGCGCATGCTGGCCAACCGCGTAGAAGACGAAGAGCTACGCAAGGAGCTGGAGACGCTGTGTGACCAGATGGTCTCGCCGGTGCGCGTGAAGCAATCCACCAAGCTCTCCGCCCGCGAACTCGACGTTCTCTCTTGTGTGGCCCTAGGCCACACCAACGTAGAAGCAGCTGAGGAAATGGGAATCGGCGCAGAAACCGTGAAGTCTTATCTGCGCTCGGTAATGCGTAAACTCGGTGCGCATACCCGCTACGAGGCGGTTAATGCAGCCCGTCGTATCGGCGCGTTGCCCTAA